In Synergistaceae bacterium, one DNA window encodes the following:
- a CDS encoding MBL fold metallo-hydrolase, giving the protein MAIEILPGVFQLDVPFVKHPLRGIHDYFFKESKGRNLLIDTALNHDACDDSLRGQLKELGAALEETDIFLTHMHVDHCGLISRLKCDENKVYASEVDRVYIDAFQLPSHWRWLTQTNTWCGVPEEHALKPEEHVAHSNRPSFSVPIETVRPGDTLTYGGYTLSVVDLAGHTPGQVGLWHEPTKSLFSGDHVLNRISPNITTWDLEHDYLEIFCDNLKCVRSMPIRHLYPAHGTPLADINGRIDELLEHHAVRLALMESLVRAANRPVPAFYVAKDVKWSKGDKFTKISIQQKWFACSETLAHLRHLVNKGNLYSQWNGETLYFSPFPFSASDTE; this is encoded by the coding sequence ATGGCTATCGAAATATTGCCGGGAGTCTTCCAGCTGGATGTTCCTTTTGTGAAGCATCCCTTGAGAGGCATTCACGATTATTTCTTTAAAGAGAGCAAAGGGCGAAATTTATTGATCGACACGGCTCTCAACCACGATGCCTGTGATGACTCTTTGCGAGGGCAATTGAAAGAGCTGGGGGCGGCGTTGGAGGAGACGGACATCTTCCTCACGCATATGCACGTGGATCACTGCGGGCTGATCTCGCGCCTCAAATGCGATGAAAACAAAGTCTACGCCAGCGAAGTGGACCGAGTTTACATTGACGCCTTCCAGTTGCCCTCCCACTGGAGGTGGCTGACGCAAACCAATACGTGGTGCGGCGTTCCAGAAGAACACGCGTTGAAGCCCGAAGAGCACGTGGCGCACTCCAACAGGCCTTCTTTCAGCGTCCCCATCGAGACGGTGCGGCCGGGCGATACTTTGACCTACGGGGGTTATACGCTTTCGGTGGTGGATTTGGCGGGGCATACTCCCGGGCAGGTCGGTCTGTGGCACGAACCCACGAAAAGCCTCTTCAGCGGTGACCACGTGTTGAATCGAATATCGCCGAACATCACCACGTGGGATTTGGAACACGATTACCTGGAAATATTTTGTGACAACCTCAAGTGCGTGCGTTCTATGCCTATACGTCACCTTTATCCGGCGCACGGAACGCCTCTCGCGGACATCAACGGCCGGATCGATGAGTTGTTGGAACACCACGCCGTTCGTCTCGCGCTCATGGAATCTCTTGTAAGAGCGGCGAATCGTCCGGTGCCCGCTTTTTACGTGGCGAAAGACGTCAAGTGGTCGAAAGGGGACAAATTCACGAAAATTTCGATTCAGCAGAAATGGTTTGCCTGCTCCGAAACGTTGGCCCATCTACGGCATCTGGTAAACAAAGGGAACTTGTACAGCCAATGGAACGGCGAGACGTTGTATTTTTCGCCTTTTCCGTTTTCGGCGAGTGATACCGAGTGA
- a CDS encoding 2-hydroxyacyl-CoA dehydratase family protein: MSTIGELLDQFDVIASNPKAQLGKYVAGGKKAIGCFPYYVPEELVRAAGMVPFGIWGAEGTINAAKEYFAPFYCTIAQMGLELALNGKLDKLSGVIMPSICDTLRPLTQNFRSAIPQIPFIFLAHPQNRRAPYGVEYTKSQYSNVKKNLEAIAGKAITDNDLKDAIRVYNESRAVRRKFVKLAARHPESVSPAQRSAVLKSAYFMDKTEHTALLTQLNAQLEALPKSDWKGSKILLSGILADSKSLLQILADNGMAVVADDVAHQSRAFRLDVPDADDPMTALALQFAGQDHDVLLYDPELNKRPEYVVNLARENGAQGVVILMMQFCDPEEMEYPSLKQALDKADIPSVSIGFDQQMRDFEQARTQLQAFADVLSAKR, from the coding sequence ATGAGCACGATCGGCGAGTTGCTGGATCAATTTGATGTTATCGCGTCCAATCCCAAGGCTCAGTTGGGAAAATATGTAGCTGGAGGGAAAAAGGCGATCGGTTGCTTCCCGTACTACGTGCCGGAGGAGCTGGTGCGAGCCGCCGGTATGGTGCCCTTTGGGATCTGGGGAGCAGAGGGCACGATCAACGCCGCAAAGGAATACTTCGCGCCATTTTACTGTACTATCGCTCAAATGGGGCTGGAACTGGCTTTGAACGGAAAACTGGACAAGCTATCGGGCGTGATCATGCCATCGATATGCGATACGTTGCGTCCTTTGACGCAAAATTTCCGCTCGGCTATCCCGCAGATCCCGTTTATTTTTCTGGCGCATCCTCAGAACAGACGGGCGCCCTACGGCGTGGAGTACACGAAAAGCCAGTACTCCAACGTAAAAAAGAATTTGGAAGCCATCGCCGGTAAGGCCATTACCGATAACGATTTGAAGGACGCTATTCGCGTTTATAACGAGAGCCGCGCTGTCCGGAGGAAATTCGTCAAGCTCGCGGCGCGGCACCCTGAGTCGGTCTCTCCTGCTCAACGGAGCGCCGTTCTGAAAAGCGCGTACTTCATGGACAAAACGGAACACACGGCACTTTTGACTCAGCTCAACGCGCAATTGGAGGCTTTGCCAAAATCCGATTGGAAGGGCTCCAAAATTCTGTTATCGGGGATTCTCGCCGACAGTAAAAGTCTGCTGCAAATTCTCGCTGACAACGGCATGGCGGTCGTCGCCGACGACGTCGCCCATCAATCTCGCGCTTTTCGGCTGGACGTGCCGGACGCGGATGATCCCATGACGGCTTTGGCGCTGCAGTTCGCCGGGCAAGATCACGATGTTCTTCTGTACGACCCTGAGCTGAACAAACGTCCAGAGTACGTCGTCAATCTGGCGCGCGAAAACGGTGCTCAGGGCGTCGTCATTTTGATGATGCAGTTCTGTGACCCGGAAGAAATGGAGTATCCATCGCTCAAGCAGGCTCTCGACAAGGCTGATATTCCCTCCGTGTCCATTGGCTTCGACCAACAAATGCGAGATTTCGAACAGGCGAGAACCCAGCTCCAGGCTTTTGCGGATGTTTTAAGCGCTAAGCGTTAA
- a CDS encoding TAXI family TRAP transporter solute-binding subunit — protein sequence MKKCAAILLSVSLLVLVGMISLTGPADAAYRINIATATSGGAYYPIGNTMAQIYSKIEGIRASAQATAGTPQNIELLIENEVQIAIGQTGICYYAYTATGTYEGKPPYTNERGLFTLYPNVMHWIVKKGSGIRNLGDLKGKHIVPGQVASATEINSREMLDAYGLNYLRDKGEVTVTAEYLGYNEAGDQMKNGLIDATHIAGGVPTASVMDILSSDAGELLSMDGEQIRIICKMYPWYYPYRIAAGTYPKQTEDIHTIALANILFTDAKLSDDLIYTLTKATFENHEDMVIGHKATEYTVVENAIKGMLIPLHPGAIKYLEEQGLVIPDNLKP from the coding sequence GTGAAGAAATGTGCAGCGATTTTGTTGTCGGTTTCACTGTTGGTTCTCGTTGGAATGATTTCGTTGACTGGCCCGGCGGACGCCGCGTACAGAATCAATATCGCCACGGCTACATCGGGCGGCGCGTATTATCCCATCGGCAACACGATGGCGCAAATTTACTCGAAAATCGAAGGAATACGCGCGTCGGCGCAAGCTACGGCGGGAACGCCTCAGAATATCGAACTTCTGATCGAGAACGAAGTTCAGATCGCTATTGGTCAAACCGGTATTTGCTACTACGCCTATACCGCCACAGGCACCTATGAGGGGAAACCCCCTTACACCAACGAACGGGGACTTTTCACGCTCTATCCCAACGTCATGCACTGGATCGTCAAAAAAGGCTCCGGAATCAGGAACTTGGGAGATCTCAAGGGCAAACATATTGTTCCCGGCCAAGTTGCCAGCGCGACCGAGATCAATAGCCGCGAAATGCTCGACGCCTACGGGCTCAACTATCTCAGAGACAAGGGTGAAGTTACGGTCACGGCCGAATACCTTGGCTACAACGAAGCGGGCGACCAGATGAAAAACGGGCTGATCGACGCGACGCATATCGCGGGCGGAGTGCCGACGGCGTCCGTCATGGATATTCTTTCCTCGGACGCGGGGGAATTGCTTTCGATGGACGGGGAACAAATCAGGATCATTTGCAAAATGTACCCCTGGTACTATCCCTACAGGATCGCCGCGGGAACCTACCCCAAGCAGACCGAAGACATTCATACCATCGCGCTTGCCAACATCCTTTTCACCGACGCGAAACTGTCGGACGATCTCATCTATACCTTGACCAAGGCCACTTTTGAAAACCATGAAGATATGGTCATCGGACATAAGGCTACAGAGTACACCGTGGTCGAGAACGCCATAAAAGGAATGCTGATTCCGCTGCATCCAGGCGCGATCAAATATCTGGAGGAGCAAGGCCTCGTTATTCCTGATAATCTGAAACCCTAA
- a CDS encoding 2-hydroxyacyl-CoA dehydratase, producing MSENQEIKEPEKKEAKVFLREIVDRVYQSAWDAKKRGEPVGWSSSKFPAEIAEALGLAVCYPENQAAAISAKHGGQRMCEHAESLGYANDICGYARISLAYASGAECEERTMPQPDFLLCCNNICNCMTKWYENIARMRDIPLIMIDVPYNNTTEVSEETVAYLKGQFQDAIRQLEKISGRQWDEKRFEAVCQNSNRTAKAWLKACSYCQYTPSPLSGFDLFNHMADVVTARSKPETAAAFELLAEEYEQAVKDGTSTLPYEEKYRIMFEGIPCWPELRALFRPLKAKGINTTAVVYAPAFGFVYNNLDEMMRAYCKAPNSVCIETGVDWREGICRENKVDGVLVHYNRSCKPWSGYMPEMERRFRKDLGVPVVGFDGDQADPRNFSEAQYATRVEGLFELMEVNKMAEVNKAQPGGK from the coding sequence ATGAGCGAAAACCAAGAAATAAAAGAGCCAGAAAAAAAAGAGGCAAAGGTTTTTCTGAGGGAGATCGTGGACCGGGTTTACCAGAGCGCGTGGGACGCCAAGAAACGAGGGGAGCCCGTGGGCTGGTCTTCTTCCAAATTTCCGGCGGAGATTGCGGAGGCGCTGGGCCTGGCCGTTTGTTATCCCGAAAATCAAGCGGCCGCTATTTCAGCAAAACATGGTGGACAGAGGATGTGTGAACACGCCGAGTCGTTGGGGTACGCGAATGACATCTGCGGTTACGCCCGGATCAGTCTCGCCTACGCCTCCGGGGCCGAGTGCGAGGAAAGAACGATGCCTCAGCCGGATTTCCTGTTGTGTTGCAACAACATCTGCAATTGTATGACCAAGTGGTATGAAAATATCGCGCGTATGCGCGACATTCCCTTAATCATGATCGACGTTCCTTACAATAACACGACCGAGGTGAGCGAGGAAACGGTCGCCTATCTCAAGGGACAGTTCCAGGACGCCATTCGGCAGTTGGAGAAGATCAGCGGCCGTCAATGGGACGAAAAACGCTTCGAGGCGGTTTGCCAGAACTCGAATCGGACGGCGAAGGCGTGGCTGAAAGCCTGCTCTTACTGTCAGTACACGCCGTCTCCTTTGAGCGGATTCGACCTATTCAACCACATGGCCGACGTCGTCACGGCGCGCAGCAAACCGGAGACCGCCGCCGCCTTCGAATTATTGGCCGAAGAATATGAGCAGGCCGTGAAAGATGGCACCTCCACGTTGCCCTACGAGGAGAAGTACCGCATCATGTTCGAGGGGATTCCCTGCTGGCCGGAGCTGCGCGCGCTGTTCAGGCCGCTCAAGGCGAAGGGAATCAACACCACCGCCGTCGTCTATGCTCCCGCCTTTGGTTTCGTGTACAACAACCTGGACGAGATGATGCGAGCGTACTGCAAGGCACCTAACTCGGTCTGCATTGAGACCGGCGTCGATTGGCGCGAGGGGATCTGCCGCGAGAACAAAGTGGACGGAGTTTTGGTTCACTACAACCGGAGCTGCAAACCGTGGAGCGGTTATATGCCGGAAATGGAGCGGCGCTTCCGCAAGGACCTGGGCGTGCCGGTGGTTGGCTTCGACGGCGACCAGGCGGACCCCCGCAACTTCTCCGAAGCGCAGTACGCGACACGTGTGGAGGGTCTTTTTGAATTGATGGAAGTGAATAAGATGGCGGAAGTGAATAAAGCGCAACCGGGGGGGAAATGA
- the scpA gene encoding methylmalonyl-CoA mutase, which translates to MRGLSPDFTQIPWNDTCGENAFDREDWKTHLEREASKKYEELRAHTMEQIDVEPLYTENDLEGLRHLETMPGLPPFLRGPYPTMFVTRPWTVRQYAGFSTAEESNAFYRRNLAAGQKGLSIAFDLATHRGYDSDHPRVMGDVGKAGVAVDSILDMEILFSGIPLDQMSVSMTMNGAVLPVLAFYILAAEEQGVHKSVLTGTIQNDILKEFMVRNTYIYPPQASMRIIGDIFSYTSKYMPKFNSISISGYHIQEAGATADIDLGYTLADGLEYLRTGIASGLGIDDFAPRLSFFWGIGKNYFMEVAKMRAARMVWAKIVGSFDPKNPKSMALRTHSQTSGWSLTEQDPYNNVGRTCIEALAAALGHTQSLHTNALDEAIALPTDFSARIARNTQLYIQDETKVCKVIDPWGGSYYVEALTDALIRRSWEHIQEIERLGGMAAAIDTGLPKMRIEEAAARRQAHIDSGLEKIVGVNSFRLKKEDPLEILEVDNSAVRQSQITRLEKLRATRDPEKVEGCLHAITKAAETGESNLLELAVEAARARASLGEISDAVEKVCGRHKAIIRSISGIYSSEFADEDIISEVRGMTDEFERKEGRRPRIMVVKMGQDGHDRGAKVISTAFADMGYDVDVGPLFQTPEEAAQDAVDNDVHIVGMSSLAAGHKTLLPQLAAELKKRGREDIMMVIGGVIPAQDYDFLRQNGASAIFGPGTIIPVAAKRVMEELNRRVFG; encoded by the coding sequence ATGAGGGGATTGAGTCCGGATTTCACACAAATTCCTTGGAACGACACCTGTGGAGAAAACGCTTTCGACCGAGAGGACTGGAAAACACACCTGGAACGAGAAGCCAGTAAAAAATACGAGGAACTTCGAGCGCACACCATGGAGCAGATCGACGTGGAGCCTCTCTATACGGAAAACGACCTGGAGGGACTACGGCATCTGGAGACCATGCCCGGCCTTCCGCCCTTCCTGCGGGGGCCCTACCCCACCATGTTCGTCACTCGCCCCTGGACGGTGCGGCAATATGCCGGGTTTTCCACGGCGGAGGAGAGCAACGCCTTTTACCGGCGCAATCTCGCCGCTGGGCAAAAAGGACTCTCCATCGCCTTCGACCTGGCAACCCACCGAGGTTACGATTCCGATCACCCCAGAGTCATGGGGGACGTGGGCAAGGCGGGGGTGGCCGTGGATTCCATTTTAGATATGGAGATCCTTTTTTCCGGCATCCCCCTCGACCAGATGTCCGTTTCCATGACCATGAACGGCGCGGTTCTGCCCGTCCTGGCCTTCTACATCCTGGCGGCGGAGGAACAGGGCGTCCACAAGTCTGTCCTGACCGGGACAATTCAGAACGACATTCTGAAGGAGTTCATGGTCCGCAATACCTACATTTATCCTCCTCAGGCCTCGATGCGCATAATCGGGGATATTTTCTCATACACGTCGAAATATATGCCCAAATTCAACAGCATCAGCATATCAGGCTACCACATTCAGGAAGCTGGGGCCACGGCGGACATCGATCTGGGCTACACTCTAGCCGACGGCCTCGAATACCTGCGCACGGGGATCGCGTCGGGGCTCGGAATCGACGACTTCGCTCCACGCCTGTCTTTTTTCTGGGGGATCGGAAAGAACTACTTCATGGAGGTGGCGAAGATGCGCGCTGCCCGCATGGTCTGGGCCAAAATCGTGGGCTCTTTCGACCCCAAAAACCCGAAGTCCATGGCCCTGCGCACCCACTCCCAAACCTCAGGCTGGAGCCTCACAGAACAAGATCCCTACAACAACGTGGGACGTACCTGCATCGAGGCCTTGGCCGCGGCTCTGGGACATACCCAATCCCTGCACACCAACGCGCTGGACGAGGCCATCGCCCTGCCGACGGATTTCTCGGCCCGTATCGCCCGTAACACCCAACTGTACATTCAGGACGAGACGAAAGTCTGTAAAGTAATCGACCCCTGGGGCGGTTCCTACTACGTGGAGGCTCTTACCGACGCTCTGATACGCCGGAGCTGGGAGCATATTCAGGAGATTGAAAGGTTGGGTGGCATGGCGGCCGCCATTGACACCGGACTTCCCAAGATGCGTATTGAGGAGGCCGCCGCGCGGCGTCAAGCTCATATCGATTCAGGGCTAGAAAAGATCGTTGGGGTCAACAGCTTCCGACTGAAAAAAGAAGATCCCCTGGAAATATTGGAAGTGGACAACAGCGCCGTCCGTCAGTCTCAAATCACTCGGCTCGAAAAACTGCGCGCCACTCGCGACCCTGAAAAGGTGGAGGGCTGTCTTCACGCCATCACGAAGGCCGCGGAGACCGGTGAGAGCAACCTGCTGGAGCTGGCCGTCGAAGCAGCCCGGGCACGGGCGTCCCTGGGTGAAATTTCGGACGCCGTGGAAAAGGTCTGCGGGCGGCATAAGGCGATCATCCGGTCCATATCGGGCATTTACTCCAGCGAGTTCGCCGACGAGGACATCATCTCCGAGGTTCGAGGTATGACGGACGAGTTCGAGCGCAAGGAAGGGAGAAGGCCTCGGATCATGGTGGTCAAAATGGGACAGGACGGCCACGACCGGGGCGCGAAGGTCATTTCCACCGCCTTCGCCGATATGGGCTACGACGTGGACGTGGGACCCCTGTTCCAAACCCCGGAGGAGGCAGCTCAAGACGCTGTGGACAACGACGTTCACATCGTGGGAATGAGTTCTCTGGCCGCGGGACACAAAACCTTGCTCCCCCAACTAGCGGCAGAACTGAAAAAACGCGGACGGGAGGACATTATGATGGTTATCGGTGGCGTCATTCCCGCTCAGGACTACGATTTTTTGCGCCAAAACGGGGCGTCGGCCATCTTCGGCCCCGGCACGATCATCCCCGTCGCCGCCAAACGAGTTATGGAAGAGCTGAATCGACGTGTCTTCGGTTGA
- a CDS encoding acyl-CoA dehydratase activase, which produces MKNQDTFAMDARCTMGIDIGSTTSKCVILKETANDGREIVSREIVSKALIPFGAGTSGPARVVEQALADCGYQKENVAYTLATGYGRNSVEAANFEMSELSCHACGAYFLFPGVRTVIDIGGQDVKILRIGKEGVLDTFVMNEKCAAGTGRFLEVMARVLEVKLEDLAQFSAQSTERVDISSTCTVFAESEVISQLARNKNKCDIINGIHRSVAGRVAGLARRVGIVKDVVMTGGVAQNSGVLLALENELRTDIKTSPLSQYVGALGAALLAFRKLGNLKA; this is translated from the coding sequence GTGAAAAATCAGGATACGTTTGCTATGGACGCGCGCTGCACGATGGGCATCGACATCGGCTCCACGACCTCGAAGTGCGTCATTCTGAAAGAGACCGCGAATGACGGCAGGGAGATTGTGAGCAGGGAGATCGTGAGCAAGGCGCTCATTCCCTTCGGGGCGGGGACCAGTGGCCCCGCGCGCGTCGTCGAACAAGCGCTGGCCGATTGCGGATACCAGAAAGAGAATGTGGCCTATACCCTCGCCACGGGCTACGGCCGCAATTCCGTCGAGGCGGCAAATTTCGAAATGAGCGAACTGTCCTGTCACGCGTGCGGCGCGTACTTTTTATTTCCCGGTGTTCGCACGGTTATCGACATCGGAGGTCAGGATGTCAAGATTTTGCGTATCGGAAAAGAAGGTGTCCTCGATACTTTTGTGATGAACGAGAAGTGTGCCGCGGGCACAGGGCGTTTTCTTGAGGTCATGGCGCGGGTTCTGGAGGTAAAGTTGGAGGATCTGGCGCAATTCTCCGCCCAGAGCACCGAGCGGGTGGACATCAGCAGCACCTGCACGGTGTTCGCGGAATCGGAGGTCATATCGCAGCTCGCGCGGAACAAAAACAAGTGTGACATCATCAACGGTATTCACCGTTCGGTCGCCGGGCGGGTGGCTGGTCTCGCGAGGCGGGTGGGGATCGTGAAAGATGTGGTCATGACGGGCGGCGTCGCGCAAAATTCCGGGGTGCTGCTGGCCTTGGAAAATGAGCTGCGGACCGATATCAAAACATCGCCCTTGTCTCAATACGTCGGCGCATTGGGAGCGGCGTTATTGGCGTTCAGAAAATTGGGGAATCTGAAAGCGTGA
- a CDS encoding methylmalonyl-CoA mutase subunit beta produces MKEQNGDSGHDCASVCDAPSQVGADFDFGGFPPASYEVWKAAAVAALKGASFEKSMFTQTYEGIQLEPLYTAEHTENLTFPKTYPGSDATLRGSSASGYLSRPWETTQPCNALSPSEANRQLLDELEKGLTTVGLRLDERTLYGSSASTKNADGLSLSLLEDLEVLFEGVDLERYGLHVYAGPSAVSLLGYLAAFAQKRGSRLHGCVGADPIGAWLEKGKLFCDRDELFDEMAHTIYWTENHMPNMRTALLRGDVYHNGGASAVQEVGYVMAAAIETTRALRVRHLDVGVFARHLRFEFSLGSNFFMEIAKIRAARLIWSQIAEAFGGDRDSKKAEIFGRTSFFTKTVYDPYVNLLRNTTEAFSGVLGGVDGLTVGCFDEAIRPSDEFSRRVSRNLQNMLKEEFFLLQPLDPAGGSWYLETLTDTLARKSWELIQKIEGEGGLLQALREGTVQAMVEGTLAQRFKKLASRSDRAVGTNMYPNTGERSLISEAETKSMLSQLSQLSQRREEREKCRGKGNKIDKEAAKLALDGLVSQSEKNLQGGELIERVAAAAKAGVAIEEVRALLDEGNDPDNDPDGVISPITPHRWTEQYEIMRGRTEDFKARTGGNVRIFLANMGPIPQHKARADFVTSFMEVANFEVLKNDGFPTVEACAAAVIESGADVAVICSTDATYPELVPPLARRLKERRPSMKVLLAGAPAEEFKTAYIEAGVDDFVSVRSNCLTTLSDLQKTKEML; encoded by the coding sequence ATGAAGGAGCAAAACGGGGATTCTGGACATGATTGCGCGAGCGTTTGTGACGCGCCATCTCAGGTCGGAGCGGATTTCGATTTTGGAGGCTTCCCACCCGCGAGTTACGAAGTATGGAAAGCCGCGGCGGTCGCCGCGCTCAAAGGAGCTTCGTTCGAAAAAAGCATGTTTACGCAAACTTACGAGGGGATCCAGCTCGAACCGCTCTACACGGCCGAGCACACTGAAAACCTGACGTTCCCCAAAACGTATCCGGGTTCGGACGCGACCCTGCGAGGGTCATCCGCCTCCGGTTACCTCTCGCGGCCGTGGGAAACGACGCAGCCTTGCAACGCCCTTTCGCCTAGCGAGGCAAACCGGCAGCTACTCGATGAACTGGAAAAAGGACTCACAACGGTGGGGCTGCGCTTGGACGAAAGAACGCTCTATGGATCGAGTGCAAGCACGAAAAACGCCGACGGTCTGTCGTTGTCGCTTCTGGAGGATCTGGAGGTTTTATTCGAGGGCGTGGACCTGGAGCGATACGGACTTCACGTCTACGCGGGCCCCTCGGCGGTCTCACTGTTGGGATACTTAGCGGCTTTCGCGCAAAAGCGGGGTTCTCGGCTTCACGGTTGCGTCGGTGCCGATCCCATAGGGGCATGGCTCGAAAAGGGAAAACTTTTTTGTGATAGGGATGAGCTTTTCGATGAAATGGCCCACACGATTTATTGGACGGAAAACCACATGCCGAACATGCGGACGGCGCTCCTGCGTGGCGACGTCTACCACAACGGCGGCGCAAGCGCCGTACAAGAAGTGGGTTATGTTATGGCCGCGGCCATCGAAACGACGCGGGCGCTTCGGGTTCGCCACTTGGACGTTGGTGTTTTCGCGCGGCATCTGCGTTTCGAGTTCTCTCTGGGCTCCAACTTTTTTATGGAAATCGCCAAGATCCGCGCCGCGCGCCTGATTTGGTCACAAATCGCCGAGGCTTTCGGCGGTGATCGGGATTCAAAGAAAGCCGAGATCTTCGGGCGCACGTCTTTCTTCACGAAGACGGTCTACGATCCCTACGTAAACCTGCTGCGGAACACCACGGAGGCGTTCTCCGGCGTCTTGGGCGGCGTGGACGGTCTTACGGTCGGGTGCTTCGACGAGGCCATTCGACCGAGCGACGAGTTCTCGCGGCGGGTGTCACGCAACCTGCAAAACATGCTGAAGGAGGAGTTTTTTCTGCTTCAGCCCCTGGACCCCGCGGGAGGCTCTTGGTACCTGGAAACCCTGACGGATACTCTGGCGCGAAAGAGCTGGGAGCTCATACAGAAAATAGAGGGAGAGGGCGGGCTGTTGCAGGCTTTGCGAGAGGGAACGGTGCAGGCCATGGTGGAGGGTACTCTCGCGCAGCGTTTCAAAAAACTGGCTTCTCGCTCGGACCGCGCTGTGGGTACAAACATGTATCCCAACACAGGCGAGCGCTCCCTGATATCGGAGGCGGAGACGAAATCAATGCTTTCTCAGCTTTCCCAGCTTTCCCAGCGACGAGAGGAGCGGGAAAAATGCCGCGGTAAAGGCAACAAAATTGACAAAGAAGCGGCAAAACTAGCGCTGGACGGTCTGGTCTCCCAGAGTGAAAAAAACCTTCAGGGCGGAGAACTGATCGAGCGGGTCGCGGCTGCCGCGAAGGCCGGGGTCGCGATAGAAGAAGTACGGGCTCTTCTTGACGAAGGCAATGATCCCGACAATGATCCCGACGGCGTTATCTCCCCCATTACCCCGCACCGATGGACGGAACAATACGAGATCATGCGCGGACGCACGGAAGACTTCAAGGCCAGAACCGGCGGTAACGTTCGGATTTTTCTGGCGAACATGGGCCCGATTCCTCAGCACAAAGCTCGGGCGGATTTTGTGACGTCTTTTATGGAGGTCGCGAACTTCGAGGTGCTGAAAAACGATGGCTTCCCAACGGTGGAAGCCTGCGCAGCTGCGGTCATCGAAAGCGGCGCGGACGTAGCCGTCATTTGTTCCACGGACGCGACCTACCCTGAGTTGGTCCCGCCCTTGGCACGGAGGCTGAAAGAACGACGTCCTTCGATGAAAGTCCTGCTGGCCGGCGCGCCTGCCGAAGAGTTCAAGACCGCTTATATCGAGGCGGGAGTGGACGATTTTGTCAGCGTCCGTTCCAACTGTCTGACTACGCTGAGCGATCTTCAAAAAACGAAGGAGATGTTGTAG